From Bacteroidales bacterium, a single genomic window includes:
- a CDS encoding HAMP domain-containing sensor histidine kinase, protein MKQLKLKMSRVLNKIGLFLVGNQKELPIENLIFNILTFFAAFACFLSIIANIFVGFPLEFNIALVLYGVIFGLFFYLSSYKKITKYLEIYFQIICISALSMIWYYSQGVEGAGTFYFFLGTFAFIYSNSKKKYWLIFGIYLSLAIAYVLIGLKYPDFVLKYASQETRILDLSTSMIISLVIFGVIAVLLKQNYDKERLKVEQHAEKLKSLNATKDKFFSIISHDLKNPFNNLLGLSRQLLADYENFSSSEILIRLKMIEESSKRGYNLLENLLEWSMTQKGTIQFEPSELNLHDVIQECLLVIESQMSEKKINLIEDVDKRMVVKADYNMLKIIIRNLLTNAIKYSHSDGKIFIRSEINKHNEVEISITDEGVGIPEEDMSKLFKIEVKYSTPGTSNEFGTGLGLILCKEFVEKHNGRIWVISKLNSGSTFKFTLPK, encoded by the coding sequence TTGAAACAGTTAAAATTAAAGATGTCAAGAGTATTAAATAAAATTGGTCTTTTTTTGGTGGGCAACCAGAAAGAACTACCTATTGAAAATTTAATTTTCAATATCCTTACTTTTTTTGCGGCATTTGCATGTTTCCTATCAATAATAGCTAATATTTTTGTAGGATTTCCTTTGGAGTTCAATATAGCTTTGGTTTTATACGGTGTTATTTTCGGTTTGTTTTTTTATTTATCATCATATAAAAAAATAACCAAATATCTTGAAATATATTTTCAAATAATTTGTATTAGTGCACTTTCAATGATTTGGTATTACAGCCAGGGTGTGGAAGGTGCAGGTACATTTTATTTCTTTTTAGGAACTTTTGCTTTTATATACAGTAATTCGAAAAAAAAATACTGGCTGATATTTGGTATTTACCTTTCCCTTGCAATAGCTTATGTGCTAATAGGACTTAAATATCCTGATTTTGTTTTAAAGTATGCCAGCCAGGAGACCAGGATACTTGATCTGTCAACGAGTATGATTATTTCCCTTGTTATTTTTGGAGTTATTGCTGTTTTGCTAAAACAGAATTACGACAAGGAAAGATTAAAAGTTGAACAACATGCCGAAAAGCTGAAAAGCCTGAATGCAACCAAAGACAAGTTTTTCTCTATCATTTCTCATGATCTGAAGAATCCGTTCAATAATTTATTAGGTCTTTCGCGTCAGCTCTTAGCAGACTATGAAAATTTTTCATCCTCAGAAATTCTCATTCGATTAAAAATGATCGAGGAATCATCAAAGCGGGGTTATAATTTACTTGAAAACCTTTTGGAATGGTCAATGACACAGAAAGGCACCATTCAATTCGAACCTTCTGAACTTAATTTGCACGATGTGATACAGGAATGTTTGTTGGTTATTGAAAGCCAGATGTCGGAAAAGAAAATAAATTTAATAGAGGATGTTGATAAGCGAATGGTAGTAAAGGCAGATTATAATATGTTAAAAATTATAATCAGGAACCTTCTGACAAATGCAATAAAATATTCACATTCCGATGGTAAAATATTTATCCGTTCAGAAATAAACAAACATAACGAAGTGGAAATTTCAATAACCGACGAAGGTGTTGGAATTCCCGAGGAAGATATGTCAAAACTTTTCAAAATTGAGGTAAAATATTCCACTCCGGGTACTTCAAATGAATTTGGTACAGGCCTTGGACTTATACTTTGCAAGGAATTCGTTGAAAAACATAATGGCAGGATTTGGGTCATAAGTAAATTGAATTCAGGCAGTACTTTTAAATTTACCCTTCCTAAATAA
- a CDS encoding PadR family transcriptional regulator, whose product MNTDNSQAQMRKGVLELCILSILAKEDSYVPDIIDKLKESKLIVVEGTLYPLMTRLKNDGFLTYNWEESRSGPPRKYYKLTALGKTLLKDQKKSWDDLVDSVNKIVYSK is encoded by the coding sequence ATGAATACAGATAATTCACAAGCACAAATGAGAAAAGGAGTTCTTGAACTTTGCATCCTTTCCATACTTGCAAAAGAAGACTCTTATGTGCCCGACATTATTGATAAGTTGAAAGAATCAAAACTTATAGTAGTGGAAGGCACACTTTACCCCCTGATGACCCGATTAAAAAATGACGGCTTCCTGACCTATAACTGGGAGGAATCGCGCTCGGGTCCGCCCCGGAAATATTATAAGCTTACAGCCTTAGGTAAAACATTATTAAAAGATCAGAAAAAATCATGGGACGATCTTGTTGATTCTGTTAATAAAATAGTTTATTCAAAATAA
- a CDS encoding PspC domain-containing protein: MKKTFTINISGIIFHIDEDAFEKLNIYLDTIKGYFTNSEGKDEIIADIEARVAEMLQSKISEQKQVINIDDINEVITIMGKPEQIGGEQASDDKKQTHETRKSRRLYRDPDNKVLGGVCGGISAYFNMDPIWIRIAFVVALFVFGSGPLLYIILWIIIPEARTTAERLEMRGEPVNISNIEKTINEEIDGLKKRLNNLKNDTKDAYNKNFKSIHPQSVAEKFIDFCLILLKLFIRFIAIFIGVIFIIIGIFLVTGFISSFINSNDIIWISSMGISNFSFPVFLKLFISSPAQITFALTGLSLLIGIPLLMLIYNGIKLIFNFKSKKRFVGISSVSLWFAGLIICIIVSLGVLNNFSHKAVVTKSHTITQPTNGLLKVYVKKDNTIDNLSEYDNRFYIGQWNLLSVNDKSMHFGLPELVIVRSENDNYQMLTYYSSKGANKSDAEFNISKINYNFLQNDTALTLEPFYKLPEKEKWRAQNIRIVIKVPLWKCIYLSPETGNMLQYKNDHYDYEREIAGKTMVMTDNGLKEYSPSIPASNTNTVKSDTLKK, translated from the coding sequence ATGAAAAAAACGTTCACCATAAATATCAGCGGCATCATCTTCCACATTGATGAAGATGCTTTTGAGAAACTGAACATTTACCTCGATACTATTAAAGGGTATTTCACAAACTCGGAAGGTAAAGATGAAATCATTGCCGACATTGAAGCAAGAGTAGCCGAAATGCTTCAATCAAAAATTTCGGAACAAAAACAAGTCATCAATATTGATGATATAAATGAAGTGATAACTATAATGGGCAAACCCGAACAGATAGGTGGCGAGCAGGCTTCCGATGATAAAAAACAAACTCACGAAACAAGAAAAAGCCGCAGGCTTTATCGCGACCCCGACAATAAAGTGCTGGGAGGTGTTTGCGGTGGTATAAGTGCGTATTTCAATATGGACCCTATTTGGATTCGTATTGCATTTGTTGTTGCTCTTTTTGTTTTTGGTTCAGGTCCTTTATTATATATCATACTTTGGATTATTATTCCTGAAGCTCGTACTACTGCAGAAAGGCTGGAAATGCGGGGGGAGCCCGTTAATATTTCCAACATTGAAAAAACCATCAATGAGGAAATAGACGGACTCAAAAAAAGATTAAACAACCTGAAGAACGATACTAAGGATGCTTATAACAAAAATTTTAAATCGATCCATCCTCAATCTGTAGCTGAGAAATTCATTGATTTTTGCCTGATTTTGTTAAAACTTTTTATTCGTTTTATTGCAATATTCATTGGTGTTATTTTTATAATAATAGGGATTTTCCTGGTAACCGGGTTTATTTCATCTTTCATTAATTCAAATGATATTATATGGATATCGTCAATGGGAATTTCAAATTTTTCATTTCCTGTTTTCCTGAAACTCTTTATCAGCTCCCCTGCTCAAATCACATTTGCTCTTACAGGACTGTCGCTGCTTATAGGAATTCCCTTACTTATGCTTATTTATAACGGAATAAAACTTATATTTAATTTTAAATCGAAAAAACGTTTTGTTGGAATTTCTTCTGTATCGCTATGGTTTGCCGGGCTTATCATTTGCATTATTGTCAGCCTGGGAGTACTGAATAATTTTTCGCATAAAGCTGTTGTAACAAAAAGTCATACCATTACTCAACCCACAAATGGTTTATTAAAAGTGTATGTGAAAAAAGATAATACTATCGACAACCTTTCAGAATACGATAACCGGTTTTATATCGGACAATGGAACCTTCTTTCAGTAAATGATAAAAGCATGCATTTTGGTTTACCAGAACTGGTAATAGTAAGAAGTGAAAACGATAATTACCAGATGCTAACATATTACAGTTCCAAAGGCGCAAATAAAAGTGATGCAGAATTCAATATCAGTAAAATCAATTATAACTTTTTACAGAATGATACCGCTTTAACTCTTGAACCATTTTATAAACTTCCGGAAAAAGAAAAATGGAGAGCACAGAATATTCGTATTGTAATAAAAGTTCCTTTATGGAAATGCATCTACTTAAGTCCGGAAACAGGAAACATGCTTCAATATAAAAATGACCATTATGATTATGAAAGAGAAATTGCAGGAAAAACAATGGTTATGACAGATAACGGGTTAAAAGAATATTCGCCCTCAATTCCTGCAAGCAATACAAACACTGTAAAAAGTGATACTTTAAAAAAATAA
- the murQ gene encoding N-acetylmuramic acid 6-phosphate etherase, which produces MITEKESNYSNIEQMSVAEIISHINNEDKSVALAIEKALPQIEKVIDVVIEKMQNEGRLFYIGSGTSGRLGIIDAAECPPTFGVDYDTVIGLIAGGDKAIRKAQEHAEDSFISGWEDLLAHELNENDFVIGISASGNTPYVVGALQKCSQYGISTACITNNENTPLAKEALIPIEIITGPEFITGSTRMKAGTATKMILNMISTTVMIKLGKVKGNKMIDMKLLNNKLIERGTKIIMDTLSLDHDEANALLLKKGSVRKAIENPE; this is translated from the coding sequence ATGATCACCGAAAAAGAATCGAATTATAGCAACATAGAACAGATGAGTGTTGCAGAAATTATCAGTCATATCAATAATGAAGACAAAAGCGTTGCTTTAGCTATTGAGAAAGCGCTTCCGCAAATCGAAAAAGTAATTGATGTTGTTATCGAAAAAATGCAAAATGAAGGACGCTTATTTTATATTGGCTCGGGAACCAGCGGAAGACTCGGTATTATTGATGCTGCCGAATGCCCTCCCACATTTGGCGTTGACTATGATACCGTGATCGGATTGATTGCCGGCGGTGATAAAGCTATACGCAAAGCCCAGGAACACGCTGAAGACAGCTTCATATCAGGTTGGGAAGACCTTCTCGCACATGAACTGAATGAAAATGATTTTGTAATCGGAATTTCCGCATCGGGAAATACTCCCTATGTTGTTGGTGCTTTGCAGAAATGCAGCCAGTATGGAATTTCCACTGCATGTATTACCAACAACGAAAATACCCCTCTTGCTAAAGAAGCTCTTATTCCTATTGAAATCATCACCGGCCCTGAATTTATTACCGGAAGCACCCGAATGAAAGCTGGTACCGCAACAAAAATGATTTTGAATATGATCAGCACTACGGTAATGATTAAACTGGGAAAAGTGAAAGGCAATAAAATGATTGATATGAAACTGTTAAATAATAAACTTATTGAAAGAGGCACAAAAATAATCATGGATACACTTTCGCTTGATCATGATGAAGCAAACGCATTATTGTTAAAAAAAGGAAGTGTCAGAAAAGCCATCGAAAATCCGGAATAA
- a CDS encoding serine hydrolase, with amino-acid sequence MKKNILVIISALFIISLLMQSCYVGRFFYWNFADINDYKKFPYMEISKPGTAFTFHKTSSSYKFDTIGYNKTTYPFDDFIKQNNSVAFLVIRNDTILYEKYFMDRDQSSYVPSFSMAKSFISALVGIAVSEGKIKSVQQPVTDYIPELKDNDENFSKITIENLLNMRSGILFKENYFSPFGNIAKGYYGQNLTGQIKKLKIKNDPDTEFEYVSENTQLLAFIVERATGKKIPEYLQEKIWQPLGMEYDATWSIDSRKHKEAKAFCCLNAVARDYAKFGRLFLNKGNWNGKQIIPEDWVKKSTVIDNNSKDLFYSYQWWHNIDYKKIEDTASIAGTEKKFIRTIKNKKDESVTYLRIPMNDFFADGFLGQFIYVYPEKNIIMIRLGKASKVNWTKIMNNIAQKL; translated from the coding sequence ATGAAAAAAAATATCTTAGTTATCATTTCTGCACTTTTCATTATTTCATTGTTAATGCAATCGTGTTATGTGGGACGTTTCTTCTACTGGAATTTTGCAGACATAAATGACTATAAAAAATTTCCATATATGGAAATTTCAAAACCCGGAACAGCATTCACTTTTCACAAAACATCATCATCTTATAAATTCGATACTATTGGTTATAATAAAACAACCTATCCATTCGATGACTTCATTAAACAAAATAATAGCGTCGCATTTCTGGTTATAAGAAACGACACGATTCTTTATGAGAAATATTTTATGGATAGAGATCAGTCATCCTATGTACCTTCTTTCTCAATGGCAAAATCATTTATATCGGCACTTGTAGGCATAGCTGTTTCTGAAGGAAAAATAAAAAGTGTTCAGCAACCTGTTACCGACTATATTCCTGAACTTAAAGATAATGATGAAAACTTTTCAAAGATCACAATTGAGAATTTGCTCAACATGCGTTCGGGAATTCTTTTTAAAGAAAATTATTTTAGTCCGTTCGGAAATATTGCAAAAGGATATTACGGACAAAACCTTACGGGTCAGATAAAAAAATTAAAAATTAAAAATGATCCCGATACCGAATTTGAATATGTAAGCGAAAACACTCAACTCCTTGCATTCATAGTTGAGCGCGCCACTGGAAAAAAAATCCCTGAATACTTACAGGAAAAAATATGGCAGCCACTCGGAATGGAATATGATGCTACATGGAGCATCGACAGCAGGAAACACAAAGAAGCAAAAGCATTCTGCTGCCTTAATGCAGTAGCACGTGATTATGCAAAATTCGGCAGACTCTTTCTGAATAAAGGGAACTGGAACGGAAAACAAATCATTCCGGAAGATTGGGTAAAAAAGTCAACAGTTATCGATAATAATTCAAAAGATTTATTTTATTCATACCAGTGGTGGCATAATATAGATTATAAAAAAATTGAAGATACTGCCAGTATAGCCGGTACCGAAAAAAAATTCATAAGAACAATCAAAAATAAAAAAGACGAAAGTGTAACTTATCTTCGTATACCTATGAACGATTTTTTTGCTGATGGATTCCTGGGTCAGTTCATTTATGTTTATCCTGAAAAAAATATTATTATGATCAGGCTGGGAAAAGCATCGAAAGTGAATTGGACGAAAATCATGAATAATATTGCTCAGAAACTTTAA
- a CDS encoding DNA-3-methyladenine glycosylase I, translating into MKNRCPWPNDDKLMIAYHDKEWGIPVHDDRKLFEFMVLDAFQAGLSWKTILHRRENFCKAFDNFDYHKIAKYSEIKYQKLLTDESIIRNRLKIQATIENAKAFIKVQKEFGSFDKYIWQFVNNKPIVNKWKSISEIPAFSKESDLMSKDLKKRGFKFVGTTICYAFMQAAGLVNDHIVSCFRYEEV; encoded by the coding sequence ATGAAAAACCGCTGCCCATGGCCTAATGATGACAAACTTATGATTGCATACCATGATAAAGAATGGGGTATTCCGGTACATGACGACCGTAAACTTTTTGAATTCATGGTGCTTGATGCATTCCAGGCAGGGTTGAGCTGGAAAACAATCCTACACCGTCGTGAAAATTTCTGTAAAGCCTTTGATAATTTCGATTATCATAAAATTGCAAAATATTCGGAAATTAAATATCAAAAACTTCTTACCGATGAATCTATAATCAGGAATCGCCTGAAGATACAAGCAACTATTGAAAATGCAAAAGCTTTTATTAAAGTGCAAAAAGAGTTTGGCAGTTTTGATAAATACATCTGGCAGTTTGTAAACAACAAACCTATTGTCAACAAATGGAAATCGATTTCAGAAATCCCTGCTTTTTCAAAAGAATCGGACTTAATGAGCAAAGACCTTAAAAAACGCGGGTTCAAATTCGTAGGAACAACAATTTGTTACGCATTCATGCAGGCTGCCGGGTTGGTTAACGATCATATTGTTTCATGTTTCAGATACGAAGAAGTATAA
- a CDS encoding M20/M25/M40 family metallo-hydrolase: MFQIRRSIKKIYKISLVIFICSISIQYSFSQTDTPEKILSDYIKIKSTQGYESEAGIFLSNFCSSKGLHVKIFSDEDSSYNFAASLYPLSTNKPNIILLNHLDVVPANDSTEWQFPPFSGTIYNNKVWGRGAIDCKGLAVIQLMAMLPFIDAAKEKDLPYNVTLLSVSGEETNSEKGAGLITSKFLNELNPIVVFGEGGAGVKNVISSDTTKLIFGISVSEKKSLWLKLDVYSESFSHGAVSSDLYANKKLLRVLIKLLDEKKYIKFDDVLRNMFRKLGNMEGGIRGFFIKRINWDIFWPLLKKEFEEGKPLHLLVYNTFTITNISNPNVPSNQIASNASAILDCRLLPGTDSAKFIKKIKNTVGPKVKVTVLSSNPDALASPLDTFYLCMEKKLKEKYPGCEVMPVLFPATTDNNYFRNKGINTYGIIPVYLSMQSIQSTHNKNEQISIEELYKGIEVFKSFISDINKKE; this comes from the coding sequence ATGTTTCAGATACGAAGAAGTATAAAAAAGATATATAAAATATCGCTCGTAATTTTTATATGCTCAATAAGCATACAATATTCATTTTCTCAAACCGACACACCCGAAAAAATTCTTTCTGACTATATTAAAATTAAATCAACACAAGGGTACGAAAGCGAAGCAGGAATTTTTCTTTCCAATTTCTGTTCATCAAAAGGTTTGCATGTGAAAATATTTTCCGATGAAGATTCATCATACAATTTCGCGGCATCACTTTACCCGTTATCAACAAACAAACCCAATATCATTCTGCTTAATCATCTTGATGTTGTTCCGGCTAATGATTCAACCGAATGGCAATTTCCACCTTTTTCAGGAACCATATATAATAATAAGGTATGGGGTCGTGGTGCAATAGATTGCAAAGGTCTTGCCGTAATTCAGCTTATGGCTATGCTTCCCTTTATTGATGCTGCAAAAGAAAAAGATTTGCCTTATAATGTTACCTTATTATCTGTATCGGGCGAAGAAACAAACTCTGAAAAAGGCGCAGGGCTTATTACTTCAAAATTTTTAAATGAATTAAACCCTATAGTTGTTTTTGGTGAAGGCGGCGCGGGAGTAAAAAATGTGATATCGTCTGACACCACAAAACTGATTTTTGGAATTTCCGTTTCCGAAAAAAAATCATTATGGCTTAAACTGGATGTTTATTCCGAATCCTTTTCGCATGGAGCAGTTTCATCCGACCTGTATGCAAATAAAAAACTTTTAAGGGTTCTTATTAAACTCCTTGATGAAAAAAAATATATAAAATTCGATGATGTCCTAAGAAATATGTTTCGCAAACTTGGGAATATGGAAGGCGGAATCAGAGGGTTTTTCATTAAGCGGATCAATTGGGATATTTTCTGGCCACTTTTAAAAAAGGAGTTTGAAGAAGGCAAACCATTACATCTTTTAGTTTATAACACTTTTACCATTACCAATATTTCCAACCCCAATGTTCCATCAAATCAAATAGCCAGCAATGCATCAGCTATCCTTGATTGCAGGTTATTACCGGGAACCGATTCTGCAAAATTTATAAAAAAAATTAAAAACACAGTTGGACCAAAAGTTAAAGTTACAGTTCTTTCTTCAAATCCAGATGCTTTGGCATCGCCACTGGATACCTTTTATTTATGCATGGAAAAAAAACTTAAAGAAAAATACCCGGGTTGCGAAGTTATGCCCGTTCTATTCCCTGCCACTACCGATAATAACTATTTCAGGAATAAAGGAATCAATACATACGGTATTATACCGGTGTATTTAAGTATGCAATCCATACAGAGTACTCATAACAAAAACGAACAAATTTCGATTGAGGAATTATATAAAGGAATAGAGGTCTTTAAAAGTTTTATTTCGGATATCAATAAGAAAGAATAA
- a CDS encoding tetratricopeptide repeat protein: protein MNNKLNNIFSETDCLSSDVLLAYSENRLSQEEMHLVEKHLLDCQLCSDALEGISLIKNKSKFKPAVEDILKKIDSKSKPKVVYFNFRMRMAAAAIIIVLVGLTFVIRYFLVNQEKDKMVALRNENEAKEEKIIGGENENQEKSLEKSLVQKQNNYKKADSVAVIINQHLEKKSEPVEDVNNNISESVVINSTEQSAVQAPSYADYYKADETKNANDALAEKEVAVSSPTTVSNSNINTVTDKSEARNAEVPYANNKVTAYQSYEIKDVKTKSEGSKKSKEDKNKNNVAAGAAQTETDTVAVSQDNRYLSGIQLYRDADYDGCKQQMESYVKDIPGDLNAYYYIGVSEYNLAKYDSAITNLSKVVKDKKSEYFETAQWYLALCYLEKKNNSEAEKILKDIIKAKGNFKKQAEEKLKEIKN, encoded by the coding sequence ATGAACAATAAGTTAAACAATATTTTTTCGGAAACAGATTGTTTGTCGTCCGATGTCCTTCTGGCCTATTCTGAAAACAGGCTAAGCCAGGAAGAGATGCACCTTGTAGAAAAACATTTGCTCGATTGCCAGCTATGTTCCGATGCTTTGGAAGGAATTTCTTTGATAAAGAATAAATCGAAATTTAAACCGGCAGTTGAAGATATATTAAAAAAAATAGACTCGAAATCTAAACCTAAAGTTGTTTATTTCAATTTCAGGATGCGCATGGCTGCCGCGGCTATAATCATTGTTCTTGTTGGGTTGACATTTGTCATAAGATATTTTTTGGTTAACCAGGAAAAAGATAAAATGGTTGCCCTGAGAAATGAAAATGAAGCTAAGGAGGAAAAAATAATAGGTGGTGAAAATGAAAATCAAGAAAAATCTTTAGAAAAAAGTTTGGTTCAAAAACAGAATAATTATAAAAAAGCGGATAGTGTAGCTGTAATTATTAATCAGCATCTGGAAAAAAAATCAGAACCGGTTGAAGATGTTAATAATAATATCTCAGAAAGTGTTGTTATAAACTCAACAGAACAAAGTGCTGTTCAGGCTCCATCATATGCTGATTATTATAAAGCTGACGAAACCAAAAATGCAAACGATGCACTTGCTGAAAAAGAAGTAGCTGTAAGTTCACCAACTACCGTAAGCAACAGCAACATTAATACTGTTACTGATAAATCGGAAGCAAGAAATGCTGAAGTACCCTATGCAAATAATAAAGTAACAGCATATCAATCATATGAAATAAAAGATGTCAAAACCAAAAGTGAGGGTTCTAAAAAATCAAAAGAAGATAAAAATAAAAATAATGTAGCAGCCGGTGCTGCTCAAACTGAAACGGATACTGTTGCTGTTAGCCAGGATAATCGTTATTTGTCGGGGATACAGTTATACCGGGATGCCGATTATGACGGATGTAAGCAACAGATGGAATCGTATGTGAAAGATATTCCTGGTGATTTGAATGCATATTATTATATAGGTGTTTCGGAATACAATCTTGCAAAATATGATTCGGCAATAACGAATTTATCAAAAGTTGTAAAAGATAAAAAGAGCGAATATTTCGAAACCGCTCAATGGTATCTTGCATTATGCTATCTTGAAAAGAAAAATAATTCGGAAGCTGAAAAAATACTGAAAGACATTATTAAAGCAAAAGGCAATTTTAAAAAACAGGCTGAAGAAAAACTGAAAGAGATAAAAAATTAA
- a CDS encoding sigma-70 family RNA polymerase sigma factor: MFRFKKSNIAEDPDLIASYKRTGDKCFVGELYKKYAHLVYAVCLKYMKDEDESKDAVMQIFEKLFEDLKKYNVGNFKSWLHSTARNHCLMKLRQEQSLLLKSEEMKKDFPVIMESDYSLHLDNRNGDETNLFYLNEGLKSLNEEQKTCVELFYLQGKCYQEVAEITGYSMNQVKSYIQNGKRNLKIFIGDRYEQ, encoded by the coding sequence TTGTTTCGTTTCAAAAAATCAAATATTGCTGAAGATCCCGATTTGATTGCTTCCTACAAGAGGACAGGTGATAAATGCTTTGTTGGCGAGCTTTACAAAAAATATGCTCATCTTGTTTATGCAGTATGTTTGAAATACATGAAAGACGAAGATGAAAGTAAAGATGCCGTGATGCAGATTTTTGAAAAACTTTTCGAAGATTTAAAAAAGTACAACGTCGGAAATTTTAAAAGCTGGCTTCATTCTACTGCAAGAAATCATTGCCTGATGAAGCTAAGGCAGGAGCAATCGCTGTTGCTGAAGTCGGAAGAGATGAAAAAAGATTTCCCGGTAATTATGGAATCAGACTATTCTTTGCATCTTGATAACAGAAACGGGGACGAAACAAATCTTTTTTATCTGAATGAAGGATTGAAAAGTTTGAATGAAGAACAGAAAACCTGTGTAGAGCTGTTTTACCTGCAAGGCAAATGTTACCAGGAGGTGGCAGAAATTACGGGATACAGCATGAATCAGGTTAAAAGCTATATTCAGAACGGAAAAAGAAATTTGAAAATTTTTATAGGCGACAGGTATGAACAATAA
- a CDS encoding KamA family radical SAM protein, producing MKNPNQRETENKKIEITIDDEPPSQKSLIDFRQEFLSNFKQTIAIEKEPDFNIISDNSRKFMKKHFPNVSDTEWLDWKWQIRNSITSKNQLQQLVQLNIKEKNFYFFSEDSLPLRITPYYASLLEEKPRTNPIRKCVIPLEDEYIKSEGENADPLCEEHDSPVPNLVHRYPDRVLLLVTGFCSTYCRYCTRSRMVAKEKNYKFEKTDLEKAFEYIASKKQIRDVLLSGGDPLTLGDNQLDYILTRLRKIPHVEFIRIGTKVPVVLPHRITPSLISVLKKHSPIWLSIHFTHPVEMTPETKEACDRLADAGIPLGSQTVLLKGINDEVATMKKLVHELLKIRVRPYYLYQCDPISGSSHFKTTVERGLEIIQGLRGYTSGYAVPTYVIDAPGGGGKIPILPEYFIGREGGYVLLKNYSGKEYKYPDFC from the coding sequence ATGAAAAATCCGAATCAACGGGAAACAGAAAATAAAAAAATTGAAATTACCATCGACGACGAACCTCCAAGCCAAAAAAGCTTAATTGATTTCCGGCAAGAATTTTTATCCAACTTTAAACAAACAATTGCAATAGAGAAAGAACCTGATTTTAATATAATCAGTGACAACTCTAGAAAATTCATGAAGAAACATTTCCCGAACGTCAGCGACACAGAATGGCTTGACTGGAAATGGCAAATCAGAAATTCCATCACTTCAAAAAATCAGTTGCAGCAATTAGTACAACTCAACATCAAGGAAAAGAATTTTTATTTCTTTAGTGAAGATTCGCTCCCATTGCGCATTACGCCGTATTACGCAAGTTTGCTTGAAGAAAAACCACGCACCAACCCAATTCGTAAATGCGTGATTCCTTTGGAAGACGAATACATAAAATCGGAAGGAGAAAATGCCGACCCGTTGTGCGAAGAGCACGATAGTCCTGTTCCAAATCTCGTACATCGATACCCCGACAGGGTTTTACTCTTAGTTACAGGATTCTGTTCTACCTATTGCAGGTATTGCACCCGTTCACGAATGGTTGCAAAAGAAAAAAATTACAAGTTCGAAAAAACAGACCTTGAAAAAGCTTTTGAATACATTGCTTCAAAAAAACAAATCCGTGATGTACTTCTTTCCGGCGGCGACCCGTTAACCTTAGGCGATAATCAACTTGATTATATTCTAACGCGACTGAGAAAAATTCCGCATGTTGAATTTATCCGCATAGGAACAAAAGTTCCGGTTGTGTTGCCACACAGAATTACTCCATCGTTAATTTCTGTTCTGAAAAAACATTCACCTATCTGGTTGAGCATTCATTTTACTCACCCTGTTGAAATGACTCCCGAAACCAAGGAAGCCTGCGACCGCCTTGCTGATGCAGGAATTCCTTTAGGAAGCCAGACTGTTCTACTGAAAGGAATAAACGATGAAGTAGCTACCATGAAAAAACTGGTTCACGAACTTTTGAAAATAAGAGTTCGTCCGTATTACTTATACCAGTGCGACCCTATTTCAGGTTCATCGCATTTTAAAACTACTGTTGAACGCGGGCTTGAAATCATACAAGGGTTACGTGGTTATACTTCAGGATATGCTGTGCCTACCTACGTAATTGATGCTCCCGGTGGTGGCGGAAAGATTCCGATACTACCTGAATATTTTATCGGACGTGAAGGCGGCTATGTGTTACTGAAAAATTATTCAGGTAAAGAATACAAATATCCTGACTTCTGTTAA